From the genome of Amyelois transitella isolate CPQ chromosome 29, ilAmyTran1.1, whole genome shotgun sequence:
AGATGTGCAAAAGTGATTAGAGAGTTTTATGAGGATGACAGCAATAGCAGACTAGGTGCTGGAAAAAAGGAATTTATTACAAGAAATTCAATCAAGCATCAAAAACGCTATCTACAAGATACAGTGCTGAGCTTGTACAAGAAATTTGTAGCtagtaatttcaaaataagctATCAAATGTTCTGTCGTTTGCGTCCTTTCTGGGTTGTCAAGCCAAAAGCTCAAGACCGTGACACTTGTCTTTGTGTCACTCACGCCAACATTGACTTAAAGCTGTCTGGTTTACACGCGGCAAAAATATTGTCGTATAACAGCTATCAGAAGTTACTAGAAAATTTATGCTGTGATCGCTATAATGTGGAGTGTTTGTCAAGAAAATGCCTAGTGTGCAATAACAGAACCCCTGCCTACAATGAGTTTGATGACAACAAACCTATACAATACAAGAAATGGGTATCTGAAAAACAAGAATATTTGGATCCAAAATCTAAAAAGCCTAAGCTAGTGACTAAACACCTTAAAAAGACTTTGACGCTGCGTCCGCGAGAGTTGATACATGAATTGCATGCTGACCTAGACAAGTTCTTTTGCCACCAAAGAAACATTGTACATCAATTCAATGCAATCAAACATTTGAAGGAAAATCTTGGCGAAGAAGATATTTTGATACACATGGACTTCTCCGAAAATTATTGTACCAAATACGGAGAAGAGATTCAACCCTTCCACTTCGGAGGATCTCGAACTCAAATAAGTATTCACACAGTTGTTGTGTATCTCAAAAACTCAATACAATCCTACGCCACCATTTCCAAAAACTTGACGCATTCACCCTCAGCTATTTGGGCGCATTTGCAGCCAATTTTCCGAGCAATACAACctggaattaaatatgttCATTTCCTTAGTGACGGGCCGGTTACACAATATCGGAACAAAACTATGTTCTTTGTTTTGGCCTCGAGATTATCCAAAGATATTCCAAATCTACAAGGATTTTCGTGGAATTACTCGGAGGCCGGACATGGCAAGGGTGCACCAGATGGTGTTGGTGCTACTTGCAAGAGGACTGCGGATGCTGTTGTAGCTGCTGGAGGTGATGTCGATACCCTGGAACAATTTGTGGAAGTCATCCAAGCTAGATGTCCTGGGATTATTTTCCATACAATAAATGACGAAGATATTCAATCAATTACTGATGCCATTGAAAAGACTTCCAaactaaaaagttttaatggaACATTAAAGGTGCACCAGATCACTGGAATATCTACTTCCCCAGCAGTTTTGACAATGAGAAGTTTAAGCTGTTTTTGCCCTAATACCTGtcaacattataaaattggaaCAATTAATTACAACCAGAAAATGAAGCTTCGTGTTCAAGACATTTACACCGAATCTGAAACCTCTTCATCCGAGGATGATAATGCCCTTGATATGTTTGAAATCGAACCTTCATATGCGACCAAGCCACGAACTGATAGTCCTGTGGAAGAAATGGAAGCGGGACCTTCCCGAGATAACAACGACAAGTATAATTGTGGAGACTATGTATTAGTTAAGTTGCAGAGTAAACATACTGAATACCGTTATGTTGcggtcataaataaaattgatgaagAAGATGGTGAATTCACTGTCACGTTTTTAAAACTCTGTGATAAAGAAGGACTGACTTTTAAAGTAGACGAAGAAGATGTTTCTGATATAGCCTTTgagcaaattattaaaaagttgaCTAATCCGGACTTGATCCTAAAAGGGAAAAgaatcttttataaatttaatacaccggttaatatttttgaacagTAATGATGATACATGATAATTATAGGATTTTCAAGAGCTGATCTCTAAGATAACTCACTTAAATTGAGACTGATTTTACTACTTAGAaggtgtaaaaattaaaataagcatAAAAGCAACTGATGTCAAAGAccagaaattgaaattttaagacTGATTTAACTACCTGATACTAGTGTATAAGAGAATAAGTCAATTAACAATGATAATtatatgttgttttgtttcattgatctcaatttaaaatgcaaaatattaGTTACTAATTGATAGATGTAAGAAGAAAATGTTGATTATAAACCTATGATTCGAAGAACGTTTAAAACGTttgccaaaaaatatttaaagcaaaGTGAAAGACTTAGTTAATTTCTTTGAAGTTTATGAGaagtttttttagtttatgtttatttgttcttAATTGGATGttcaatttctaaaataaagtttatttgtaatgaaaactATCTTgcttttgtgtaaaaatcatTCCCCTGTCATATGTGTCAGTCCCCTGTCatgatttttcattaaatcgtggataattcctaaaatataaaaaaaatgaagtggTTGTcaattatatagtttaaagCTTGAATAAATTTAGCTTTCTATGTAGGAAAAACTATCATTTagcaaaaaaaagtatcagGACAGCTTTGTATGGGCCATTTTCCCATTAGTAGAGAAGTACccatatttcttttctttaatgATAGCTAGTATTTTTGGcagattttttactttaacctTTAACTTCTTCCCGCTAATTAAttgtgtgtaatttgtaattcTCTCGTCTCATTTCAGCCTCATCGGCGGATCAGACTACAAACTCATCTATAGGCACTACGCcactttgtattttgtattctGCGTTGATTCGTCCGAAAGCGAACTGGGGATATTAGATTTAATTCaggtgaaaattatttttatcattcatCTTTACTAAcatcataaagctgaagagtttgtttgtttgatcgcgctaatttcagaaactactggctcgaattgaaaaattatttttgtgttgtatagaccattcatcgaggaaggctttaggctatataacatcacgctgcaactataaggcgcaaaggaataatggaatttgtgaaaaaaaacggtgacaattattcattcttgagagcttcaatgatgccaaaaACAACTAtaccacgcagacgaagtcgcgggcacagctagttatcaatattttagtaTGGTCAGAagaagtgttttttttttttgttgtgagGTACATATAAAGATGTGACGTGTAAATTTGTGTGTCCAGGTGTTCGTGGAGACATTAGACAAATGTTTCGAGAACGTATGCGAGTTGGACCTGATCTTCCACGCGGACGCAGCCCACCAGGTGCTGGACGAGTTGGTGATGGGCGGCATGGTGCTCCAGACCAACATGGCGGACATCCTGTGTCGGCTGCAGGAGCAGAACAAGATGCAGAAGGCTGAGGTATGGcgttgattgattgattttacaactttatgtaagtatgtgtgtatgtacctataacaTGTCCAACCGTGTTGGtcttggcaccaatacaaaaaaaaaaaattggaccacaccatctctttccccgtggatgtcgtaaagggcgactaagggataggcttataaatttgggattctttttttaggcgatgggctagcaacctgacactatttgaatctctaatCTAAAAATCATTCAATCAGAGTTTTTAAGattgccggctctgtctaccccgcaagggatatagacttgattatatgtatgtatgttttttccttgcggggcagacagagccagcagtcttgaaagactggtaggccatgTTCACCtgataaataatgtaaataataatgcaaTAATGATTGATTCCAGGCCGGTATATCCGCTGCGCCCGCGCGGGCTGTGTCAGCTGTCAAAAGCATGAATTTGCCACAACAGCTTCGGGACATGAAGCTGCCCGACCTTCCACAGGCCATTAAGGTATGTGAATACTAGTTgttgcccgcgatttcgtccacggtaaaattacaaaaaaaaaactgacacCCTGtattgtcttcttcaaaggAGTGGGagagaaaattttgtttataaaccataaaaaaagaagaaactaAAATGGCggtcaaaattgtataaatgctgcagtgcagtttgttaccgcttcttcggCACTGACGCTTAGGAAGCGGCAttgaatttagttttaagtaatttatttgacgtcaaccaatgctGTGAAACtgaaagatatgacaattatt
Proteins encoded in this window:
- the LOC106133188 gene encoding AP-3 complex subunit sigma-2; translated protein: MIKAILVFNNHGKPRLSKFYQYFNEDMQQQIIKETFQLVSKRDDNVCNFLEGGSLIGGSDYKLIYRHYATLYFVFCVDSSESELGILDLIQVFVETLDKCFENVCELDLIFHADAAHQVLDELVMGGMVLQTNMADILCRLQEQNKMQKAEAGISAAPARAVSAVKSMNLPQQLRDMKLPDLPQAIKDLKF